ACCGACAAGGCCCTGGTCTCTTACAATGACGCTGTAAATAAATTTCCCGACGATAAGAATATATCCGTCATCTATTACAGGATCGCGGATTGTTACAGGAAGGCCGGCTCCGGCGATAAGGCAGACGAGTATTACAATAAGGCCGGGAGGTTGTCGCCGCTAGGCTTTGAGACGAGAGGCGCTGCTCCGGCCGCCTCCGTGGTTAAAAGAGCGGAATATCAGCCCGCCGGAAGCGCTCGGCGTTTTTCAATCCAGACAGGTTCCTTCAAGAATAAGCGGAACGCCGAAAAGTTCAGACAGAAACTTTCCGACCAGGGCTATGACGCGCGCGTCGAGGCTTCTTCCGGTTCCGGAGACGGTCTTTACAGGGTAAAGGTCGGAGGATATTCCTCAAAGGACGAGGCCGCTTCCGCGGCGTCCAAATTGAAGAGAAACGGTTACAATACGAGTATCTGCGACTACAATACATGCCAATAAAGATGATGGGCCGGGGCGTCCTCCTATTCATAGTCGGCCCGACGGCAATAGGCAAGACTGCCCTATCGGTAAAGCTTGCCGGGCGCATCAAAGGCGAAGTGATCTCCGCCGATTCGATGCAGGTCTATAAAGGGATGCGGATATTGAGCCAGTCCCCGGGACCTTCCGAAAAAGGCGGGGTGAAACACCACCTCGTAGGTGTTATTGATCCGGGGAAAGAGTACAGCGTCGCGTCTTTTTGCAAGGCCGCCTCCGCTAAAGCCGCCTCCATCCTGAAACGCAAGAAAATCCCTGTGATAGTAGGCGGCAGCGGATTGTATGTCAGGGCTCTGATAGACGGGCTCTTCCCGTCCCCTCCGGCGGACGTCAAGTTCAGGAGCTCGATGCAAAGGTTCATCGCCGCGCACGGCAGCGGGAGATTGCATAAAAAGTTGTCGAAGATCGACCCTGAGGCCGCGGCCGGGATCCACCCGAATGACGCGAGGCGTATAATAAGGGCGCTTGAAGTACATCACTCTACAGGAAAGACGATGACGGAGCTGAAAGCGCGGACAAAAGGCCTGGCCGCTCGTTACGATATAAAGATATTCGCCCTGACGGCGCCGAGAGAAAGGATATATACCAATATAAACTCTAGGGTGGACAGGATGTTCGCCGACGGCGCAGTTGCCGAGGTGAAGCGGTTGAGGAAGAAGAGATTGTCGAAGACGGCAAAGGCCGTTCTCGGTTTTAAGGAGGTATGCGGGTATCTCGACGGAGAATACGGCCTTGAAGAGGCGAAAGAGCTGGTCAAGGTGAATACGAGGCATTTCGCGAAGCGGCAGTTTACATGGTTCCGGGCCGATCCGAGGATAGAATGGTTTGATGTGAGCAGGATCAAAGAAGATAAGATCATCAAAAATATGATCAACCGATCGGAAAGATAGGCCATGGAAAACGCGCTTCTCATCACAGTCGATTTCGGGAAAAGGGAAGAGTGGACGGCAGCGGAACGTTCGTCCGAGCTGAAAGAGCTTGCCTCTTCCGCAGGCGCGAAAGTAGTCCGCGAAGAGATAGTCAGGCGCCACGAGCCCGATCCGGCATTTTACATCGGCTCAGGCAAGGCAGAGGAGATGGCCGACCTTTGCGCCGGTGAGCGCGTAAAGATAGTGATATTCAATAACGACCTCTCGGGGACCCAGCAGAAGAACCTCGAGGAGACGATCAACGCCAAAGTCATAGACAGGACGCAGCTCATACTCGACATATTCGCCCGCAGGGCGCATTCGAACGAAGGCAAACTCCAGGTCGAACTGGCGCAGCTCATGTATATCCTGCCGCGCCTCACAGGTAAAGGGGTATCGATGTCCCGGTTGGGAGGCGGTATAGGGACGAGCGGCCCCGGCGAAACGAAGCTGGAAGTGGACAGGCGCAGGATAAGGGACAGGATATTCAAATTGAAGAGAGAGCTTAAAGACCTGAACCAGAGACGGGCCATGATGAGGAAGAAGAGAAGCAGGTTCTCTATGCTCACCATAGCGATAATAGGCTATACTAACGTAGGCAAGTCGACGCTCCTGAACGCCCTTACGTCCTCCGACGTGATCGTCCAGGACAAGCTCTTTTCGACGCTCGATCCCACGATAAGGAAGTTCATCCTTCCAAATCATCAAAAGGCGCTATTTATAGATACCGTCGGTTTTCTCGACCGGCTCCCGCACCATCTGATAGAGGCATTTAAGGCCACCCTGGAGGAGGTCGTGGAAGCGGACCTGCTTTTGCATATCATCGATATAAGCCACCCCAAGGCGAAAGAGCAGTCCGATGCCGTCTACAAGGTGCTGGAAGAGATAGGGGCGAAAGACAAGCCTATCATTACCGTCCTGAACAAGATCGATAAGGTTGAGGACGCCGTCAGGAACCGGATGAAGAGTTATTTTGAAGACGCTGTCGAGATATCGGCCGTCAAAAGAGAAGGGTTCGGCCCCCTTATAAGCCGCATAATGCCCCACATCAGTTCTCTCACATCTATAGTGAAGATCACCCTGAGCGCCTCGGACGCCAGGACATTGAACCTTATCTATGAGAACGGCCTTATACTCAAAAAGGAGTATGAGGACGATAAGGTATATGTAGAGGCGGAGGTCCCCCTGAGGGTAAAAGAGCTGCTGGAAA
The sequence above is a segment of the Candidatus Omnitrophota bacterium genome. Coding sequences within it:
- a CDS encoding SPOR domain-containing protein, translated to MHKFKITILLTFIFSFFLLTFFFCFSYAEADIARAQRLLLEEKYDDAVREADSLIDARSRKRDEVYYIKGLSELKLSRFNDARQSFERIISKYRRSGRLLDAYTGIGDSYFLEGRTDKALVSYNDAVNKFPDDKNISVIYYRIADCYRKAGSGDKADEYYNKAGRLSPLGFETRGAAPAASVVKRAEYQPAGSARRFSIQTGSFKNKRNAEKFRQKLSDQGYDARVEASSGSGDGLYRVKVGGYSSKDEAASAASKLKRNGYNTSICDYNTCQ
- the miaA gene encoding tRNA (adenosine(37)-N6)-dimethylallyltransferase MiaA, yielding MPIKMMGRGVLLFIVGPTAIGKTALSVKLAGRIKGEVISADSMQVYKGMRILSQSPGPSEKGGVKHHLVGVIDPGKEYSVASFCKAASAKAASILKRKKIPVIVGGSGLYVRALIDGLFPSPPADVKFRSSMQRFIAAHGSGRLHKKLSKIDPEAAAGIHPNDARRIIRALEVHHSTGKTMTELKARTKGLAARYDIKIFALTAPRERIYTNINSRVDRMFADGAVAEVKRLRKKRLSKTAKAVLGFKEVCGYLDGEYGLEEAKELVKVNTRHFAKRQFTWFRADPRIEWFDVSRIKEDKIIKNMINRSER
- the hflX gene encoding GTPase HflX; amino-acid sequence: MENALLITVDFGKREEWTAAERSSELKELASSAGAKVVREEIVRRHEPDPAFYIGSGKAEEMADLCAGERVKIVIFNNDLSGTQQKNLEETINAKVIDRTQLILDIFARRAHSNEGKLQVELAQLMYILPRLTGKGVSMSRLGGGIGTSGPGETKLEVDRRRIRDRIFKLKRELKDLNQRRAMMRKKRSRFSMLTIAIIGYTNVGKSTLLNALTSSDVIVQDKLFSTLDPTIRKFILPNHQKALFIDTVGFLDRLPHHLIEAFKATLEEVVEADLLLHIIDISHPKAKEQSDAVYKVLEEIGAKDKPIITVLNKIDKVEDAVRNRMKSYFEDAVEISAVKREGFGPLISRIMPHISSLTSIVKITLSASDARTLNLIYENGLILKKEYEDDKVYVEAEVPLRVKELLENLPK